TTCACGTCGCTCGGTTGGCCGGCATCCCAACGTCGGTGAACGAGCGCGCCAAAGATGTGTTAGCGCAACTGGAATCCGACCACCGCGACGCGCTCGATCGTCCAACGATTCAGTCGCCGACCGCCGCCCCGTCAGACCCAAACGGCAAATTTCAATTGACGTTGTTCGGTTTCGCCGATCACCCGTTGATCGAGCAGGTCGAAAAACTGGACGTCAATGCGATGACGCCGATCGAAGCGTTGCAGTTCCTGCAGAATGCACAACAGTCGATGAGCAATAAAAAGTCGTAACAGCTCGAATCCTTTTACCGCAAACTTGCTACCAAGCGATTGGCACTTTCAGACCGTCGTAGGCCAAGTCGATTCCGTCCGGCAATTCTCGCGTGGTGGTCTGGTGATCGAGATCGTGCGAGATGTGGGTTAGCCATGTTTGACTGGCTCCGACTTGCCGCGCGACTTCAACGGCCTGCTCGACATTGAAGTGCGTCGGGTGCGGCTTGTGACGCAGCGCCCCAACGACGAACGTTTTCACACCCTGCAATCGCTCGATCGATGACGGCGGGATCTCATTGGTATCGGTGCAGTACGCAAAGTCGCCGATGCGAAAACCGAGCACGTTGAAGTGCGGGCCATGTTTCAGAGGGATCGGCATCACCGAAACGCCCAGCACGTCAAACGCATCGTCGGGACCGATTGTGCGACATTCCAGTTGCGGCGTCGCGCCGGGATGCGTCGGCGTTCGCTCGGTGAACGCGTAATCAAACGACTTTCGAATGCGTGCTTCAACGTGCGGCTCACAGTACAGTGGCACCGGACCGCCCAACCGAAACGGAAACAGTCTTAAATCGTCGAGCCCAAACAAATGGTCGGCATGTTCATGAGTGAACAATACGGCATGGACCAGCGGAATTTTCTCGCGCAAGAGCTGCGTCCGCAAATCAGGCGGCGTGTCCACCAAGATCGTTCCACCATCGGTTTCGATCGTGATCGCGCATCGCGTTCGGTTGTTGGTCGGGTCGCTGCTCTGGCACACTTCGCAGTCGCACCCGATCGCCGGGACACCGACGCTAGTTCCGGTCCCCAAGAACGTCACAAAACCGCTGCGGGAATCTTTGGTCATTAAAAGTCACTGAAATTCGGTCCGAGAAGCCCCTTGGCCGTAGACGCCTGATTCTGCGATACTCTCGGGCTTCGAAACAGGACCCAACAACGATTCCACCGTCATTTGAAGGCCTAATCACTCGGTAGAACGGTGCCCAGTGGTGATTTTGCCGCCCCCCAACCCATTCTGACCAACGCGTGAACTTCGCGTTTTTCAACTTAAAACATCAAATACGAAAGAATCTTGCTCTATGAAGATGATCAAAAACTTTTCGCCCGGCTCGCTTGGCATCAACGGCCGTCAAACTGAATTGCTGGAATTGGCGCTGACTTACGCGTTCAACGGCATCGACATCGACATGCACGAAATGCTGCGTCGCAGCCAACGTACCGATGTTGCCGACGCAGCGAAGTACCTCGAAGCTGCTCGCAAGGCATTCAAGATCCGCATCGGCGGTTTCGACCTGGGCATCGATCTAGACGCCGACGAAGACACTTTCACCGCCGCACTGACCAGCCTGCACCCGCTGGCCGAATTGGCAAAAGAACTCGGCATCAAGCGTGCTTACACTCGCGTCCCCGCCGCCACCGATCGTCTGCCCTACCACGAATATTTCGAAGTGCAGCGCACGCGATTGGGCCAAATTGCTGACTTACTAGCCGTTCGCGAAATCAAGCTGGGCGTTGGTTTCTCGGCCGGCAAAGAATTGGAAGAGGGCAAGCAATTCCCATTCATCCGTAACGTCGAAGGCTTCATCGCGTTGGTTCGAGGCGTCGGGTCGGCAAACATCGGCTTCTACGTCGACACCTGGGATTGGGTGGTTGGTGACGGAGCTCTGGATCAATTCAGCGAATTGACTGCCGCCGACATCGTCGCGGTTCGCTTGTGCTCGCTGCGTCCCGAAAGCGATCCTGCGACCGCAGCTTCGAACGAACGAGTCGTTCCGGCTCAAGAAGGCCTGCTGGATCACGTCAAGGTGATCCAACACTTGGTCGCCATCAATTTCGAAGGCCCTGTCAGCCCCGGTGCATCGGGCGCCAGCTACAAAGGTCAAACTCGCGAGAGCATCGTGCAACGTGCTCAAGTCGCTCTGGACGAAATCTTCGTCGCAGCCGGCCTGACCGTCGCTCCGCTGCCGAAGGACCTGATCGAAGACATCCCTTACGAACCCAACCCAATCGGCTAATGAGCATGAGCTCTGACGACGCTGAGTTGAGTTAACATGAAACGAAAAACGCAGGCCAGGTTGAAACTTGGTCTGCGTTTTTTTGTTGAGTAAGACTCAATCGCGATTTCAGCGCAGTTCAAGTGCTTTGCGAATTCGCGTTGCCACGTGCGGATCGGTTTCTTCGATCATCAATTTTTGCAGATGGCTTTTCGCCGCTGCGTCGTTCATCGTTGCGATCACGGCAACAACTCTTAATCGCACATCGCGGCTCGTATCGCGGCTCATCATGAACAACCACGGCCGCGGATCAATCGACGGCTCTGCAGCGATCATGTCGACCAGTTGCATCCGCGTCGGCACATCGGCGGCAGAGATCCGTGTTGCGAGCGACAGCTCGCGCTCGGTATAGCCGCGCGACATCAGTTCTAGCCGAGCCTGTTCGCGAAGCTTGTTTTGGTCGCTGGCCAACCAGTGAATCACCGACACGTCGTCGTACGCTTCCATCGGCGTCGACACAATCGTGTCCTCGACGACCGGTGCGATCGATTGGGCGGGCTGGACGTGATACACCGTCTCGCGTGGTGCGACTGGCTTTTCCACCACCACCGGCACGTACTCGTCAATGTCGCGAAGCTCGACTTCTGCGTCTGGCGGAAGCGGCTGCAATCGCATCGACGCTGACTTGTAGATCGACGCCGACGGCGGATTCGTTTCTTCTTCGATCGTTTGAACTGGCAACGGGCGACTGCGGACCTGCAACCGCTGCGGTGACATCGGATCGAGTGGTTTGTCAGCCAGGACACTAGGTCCGGGGCGTCCCGACAACGTCAACATCTCAAGTGTCTCGTTCGCGCTGGCATACAGATCGCGAGACGGCGAGTCCTCGCGTGTCACGAAATCCGAAATCGTTTGCTGCAGCAGTGATGCCGCCCAACCGGTTCGATCGTCCGAAATCCGCGGAGCGATCGACTCGACCGCCGCGACAAGTTCGCGATGACGAGTCTGCTGGGTTGCCACATCCAACACCGTCCAATCGTTTTGCAGTCCGTGCAGCAATTCAAACGCACTTCGCGCCACCTCGATATTTTCGTTGGTCATCGCCTCAACCAACGGAACAATCGCAGGCGTTCCCATTTCGGCTAGCTGGACCAACCGAGATTGCTGTTCGAGCGCACCGACCGAATCAAAATCGCTAAGCAGTCGATGCAGCAAGAATCGCTTGCTGCCGAAGCTGATTGCCAGCACGATTGCAAAACAGACGGCCACCAACACCAAGAACTTCAGCGATGACCAAAGTGCCGTACGCCGGGGTCGAACAGGTGCCTGTCCGACCATCGCGAAAGGATTAGGAACGTTTGAAAAATCGGCGGAATTCATGTCGTTTTTGCCTGGGTAATTGCTGGGCCGATTGTCGGCGTAGCGGCCCACTCGAGGCAAGATCAGTTGCTAGAAACCGCGACTTCGCCGCAAGCGTGATCATAGGCGGCAAGCTGTTCGGTCCACTGCGTCCGCAAACGGTCTGGCACGTCGACGCCCGATAAAACATCGCTAATCGCTGCTCCGAACGAAGCCAACGTAGCCGGCGAAAACTGATCATCGACCCACATGACCGTTCCCGACGCATCCACCAGCACGGCGCTCCCGGGGTTCATTTCCAACGACTTGGCGAAATCGCCGCCCTTGTCAACGACCACAGGAACCGTGACATCGGCGGGGATCGTTCGCGAAGCGTCGGCATCGACCAGAACCCCCGTGCGGATCGTGGTGGTCAGTTCATCGGACCACTGGTCGGTCCACGACTGAGCCGTCATCGCGGCCGCGATCGTGTTGGTGTCGACCGAAACTCGAACCAAAAACGTCAGCTTCTGGTCGCCATCTTTAATGCGAAATCCGGGGACGCGTGTCCCCAAGATGCGTGCTGGTCGCGGCGGCGGCAACGGAATCAGCCGAGAAACCAATTTGGGCGACTTGGGCAGCGGCTCGATCGCGGGCGGTTTGTTCGGCGCATCAAAAGTTGCGCCGACCAAATCGATACTCAGTTGAATCGGCTGCGGCACTGCGCCCGGCACCAACGGAGCCACGATCGGCGGCAAGTCGATACGCCGGACGATTCCAGCACGGTCATCGATCCAAAACTGATACCGTTGCTCGCCCGCATCAACGATGACACAGCGACAAGTCTGTCGTTCGATCGATTGAATCGGCCCGAACTCAATTCGATGGCTGGGATCAAACAATGCCTTCATCGGCTCGGCCGAAAATAGCCATTCCAGTTGCGGCGGTGGTCCCGCCAAACCGGCTGCGACGCGGCCCGCCAAAATCGGATCGGCCAACAACTGTGCCCCAGTTGGCCGGCCCGGAATCGGTTTCGACTTCAAGACTTGCGAATCAAAATTGTCGGTCGACGGGTCAGCGATCCAGCCCGTTAGACCATCGGGATCACTGGTCAGCCGCACGTCATAGGTTTCAAGATACAGTTCATTGCGATCGAGCCAAACTCGCATCGGTGCCGAACGAGTTTCGGTCGAGCCGCCGTTCTGGTAGCGGATTTGAGCGCGGCCATTGTCACGGTAAGAAGCCGCGCTGGCATAGCGGGATAATGTTTCGCCCAACAGGTCTCGGGCCGAGATGGCCGCGAACGAAGCAGGCTGGACGACTGGAACCAAGGGTTCTAAATCATCGGTCAGCGGCGGTCCACACCCAACGATGGTGGCGGCGAAAACCAGGTAAATCGCGGGTCGACAGAGACGAAATCGGATCACAGTTGACGTATTCTCCTCAGGCGAGCGACTTCTCGAATCCCCGCAAACCTACTAAAACCTGACTCTCCCGCACAATCGCGATTGATCGATCTTGGCGGATCCGCCGATGCCCGCGGCTGCAACACGATGCGACCTGCATGTTACGGCTCTGCGAATTGACTGTTTTTTTGACTCTACTTCCCACTTCCTGCTCTCTGACGCCTGAAACCCACTC
The DNA window shown above is from Rubripirellula reticaptiva and carries:
- a CDS encoding TIM barrel protein, which produces MKMIKNFSPGSLGINGRQTELLELALTYAFNGIDIDMHEMLRRSQRTDVADAAKYLEAARKAFKIRIGGFDLGIDLDADEDTFTAALTSLHPLAELAKELGIKRAYTRVPAATDRLPYHEYFEVQRTRLGQIADLLAVREIKLGVGFSAGKELEEGKQFPFIRNVEGFIALVRGVGSANIGFYVDTWDWVVGDGALDQFSELTAADIVAVRLCSLRPESDPATAASNERVVPAQEGLLDHVKVIQHLVAINFEGPVSPGASGASYKGQTRESIVQRAQVALDEIFVAAGLTVAPLPKDLIEDIPYEPNPIG
- a CDS encoding MBL fold metallo-hydrolase, which codes for MTKDSRSGFVTFLGTGTSVGVPAIGCDCEVCQSSDPTNNRTRCAITIETDGGTILVDTPPDLRTQLLREKIPLVHAVLFTHEHADHLFGLDDLRLFPFRLGGPVPLYCEPHVEARIRKSFDYAFTERTPTHPGATPQLECRTIGPDDAFDVLGVSVMPIPLKHGPHFNVLGFRIGDFAYCTDTNEIPPSSIERLQGVKTFVVGALRHKPHPTHFNVEQAVEVARQVGASQTWLTHISHDLDHQTTTRELPDGIDLAYDGLKVPIAW